Below is a genomic region from Phytohabitans houttuyneae.
CGCGCGCACGCGGCGGACCGGGCTCGTGGCGGTGGTGCCGTCCGGCTCGCGCACGGTCGCCCGGTACTCGATCGGCGTGTCCGACGCGAGGTCGGCCGGCAGCTGGTCTAAGACCGTGTAGACCGGCGAGGTGGCGTCGCTGCCGATCGGGGTCCACGGGCCGGCAGCGACGCGGCGTTCGAAGGTGACGGTGTGCGTGGCCCGTTCCGGATCGACGACCGCGCGGACCTCGACCGTCCCGCGGACGCGGCTGCCCTCGGTGGGTGTCTCGATGGAGACCAGCGGAGCCGGTACGGTCGCGGCGCGGGTGGCGCTGGTGGCGGTGTGGCCGCGGTTGTCCAGGACGACGGCCTTGTACCGCACCGGTGTGCCCGCGCGCAGGTCGCTCACGTCGTCGAAGACCTGGTACGGCGCGTTGTCGTCGACGCCCACCGGCCGCCACGCCCCGCCGCCGGCCTGCGCGTAGAAGGCGACCTCGTAGAACGACGAGCCGGCCACGCTCGCGGTGACGTGCATGCGGCCGCGGGCGCCTTCCGCGGGCGCGGCGCCGGTGAGCGTGACCCTCGGTGCCGCCTTCGAAGCGGGGATGCGGCCGTCCAGCGCGTAAACCACAGTGGACAGTGGCGGCACGGTCAGCGTCACCATGCCGTCCGATGTGGACCGCAGGCGCTCGGCGGAGGTGCCGTAGAGGCGGTGGAAGGTGCGCTTGCCCGCGTACGTGGGAACGGTGGCGGTCTGCGCCTGCTCGCTGTTGTTGAGCGCCACCAGGTACTCGCGCTGCTCGCGCCGGTCCAGCCGGGAGAAGGCGTAGATGCCGGGCCCGCCGGCGGCGTAGCGGTGCACCTGGGCGCCGTCGCGCAGCGCCGGGTGCGCGCGGGTCAGCGCGGCGAGAGAGGAGATGCCACGGTACAGCGGGTGGCCGGGCAGGAAGTTGTCCTGCGCGTGGGTGGCGCCGGTGCCGAGCAGGTCGTCGTCGAGGTAGTCCGGCACCTGGCTGGCAAACATCGTCTGCCGCGCGTTCTGGTCGCCGCCCGCGCCGGTGAAGCCCTGCTCGTCGCCGTAGTAGACGACCGGGTTGCCGCGGCTGAAGTACATCAGCTCGTGCGCGAGGCGGTCGCGGGCCAGCCACTCGGCGTCGCCCGCGCCGGGGTTGTCGGTGGTTACGAAGTGGCCGATACGGCCCATGTCGTGGTTTCCGAGGAACGTGGGCAGCTCGTACACGTTGGAGTCCGCGTCCGTGTACCAGTCGTCGCCGGCGAAGAACGTGGTGAGCTGTCCGGCGGACTGGCCGCGCGAGGCGAAGCCGCGGGCCGCGTCCTGGAACGGGAAGTCCAGCACCGCCTGCATCCTGTCGGCGGTGGTGAAGTGCGACGTGAAGCTCTTCGTCGTGTCGAAGACCTCGCCGAACATGAAGAACTCGCGCTTGCCCTGCCGCCGCGCGTAGTCGAGCACCTCCGGGCCGAACTCCTGCCAGAACTCGTCGTTGACGTGCTTCATCGTGTCGATGCGGAAGCCGTCCACGCCGAAGTCGCGGATCCACGCCTTGTAGATGTCGATCATGCCGTCGACCACGCGCGGGTGCTCGGTGAAGAGGTCGTCGAGGCCGAAGA
It encodes:
- a CDS encoding alpha-amylase family glycosyl hydrolase: MPVRRVLAVFAAVLAALGLATPAVAADRHGRGLAALHSLRSPVTDESFYFVMADRFANGDTGNDQGGLGADPLVSGFDPTKKGFYNGGDLKGLLSRIDYIRGLGTTSIWLTPSFKNKAVQLEDGPSAGYHGYWITDFTQIDPHLGSNQDLRALIDAAHARGMKVYFDIITNHTADVIGYEGGARRAYVAKDAVPYRTAAGVPFDDRDHAGKASFPALSPTTSFPYTPVLDPAEQNLKVPAWLNDVTLYHNRGDTTFVGENSYYGDFFGLDDLFTEHPRVVDGMIDIYKAWIRDFGVDGFRIDTMKHVNDEFWQEFGPEVLDYARRQGKREFFMFGEVFDTTKSFTSHFTTADRMQAVLDFPFQDAARGFASRGQSAGQLTTFFAGDDWYTDADSNVYELPTFLGNHDMGRIGHFVTTDNPGAGDAEWLARDRLAHELMYFSRGNPVVYYGDEQGFTGAGGDQNARQTMFASQVPDYLDDDLLGTGATHAQDNFLPGHPLYRGISSLAALTRAHPALRDGAQVHRYAAGGPGIYAFSRLDRREQREYLVALNNSEQAQTATVPTYAGKRTFHRLYGTSAERLRSTSDGMVTLTVPPLSTVVYALDGRIPASKAAPRVTLTGAAPAEGARGRMHVTASVAGSSFYEVAFYAQAGGGAWRPVGVDDNAPYQVFDDVSDLRAGTPVRYKAVVLDNRGHTATSATRAATVPAPLVSIETPTEGSRVRGTVEVRAVVDPERATHTVTFERRVAAGPWTPIGSDATSPVYTVLDQLPADLASDTPIEYRATVREPDGTTATSPVRRVRAAGPQATMATLHYFRPAGDYGDQDTGWGLHMWGDAVDPAVLAQVAWDNPWPWTRIEGGWAEYDIPLAQDTQPVNFIMHLPSGDAVPDTREPGGDRAFLPINSPEVWIVQGDPTVYTSPPPV